One window of the Aerosakkonema funiforme FACHB-1375 genome contains the following:
- a CDS encoding Rpn family recombination-promoting nuclease/putative transposase, with protein MKFINPKTDYGFKKIFGSDNSQDILISFLNAIVYQGQPTIKSLEIIDPYAPGRISALKTTYFDVKAKLNNGQNVLIEMQAFNVPAFTKRIVYNAAKAYANQLRIGEEYPEVRPLISVAVMDFNLFELSQTVISQFIFKEKQQLFDYPEYPFELVFVELPKFNKTLEELETVADKWLYFLRKTPDLEVVPEKMATVPEIDKAFAIANRINLSVEELEDLEKREQFVREQKGSIEFSRAEGRAEGIQTGQLILVQRQLRRRFGEIPVETLDRLEQLSSDDLIALGDVIFDFSSLADLVAWLETR; from the coding sequence ATGAAATTTATTAACCCCAAAACAGACTATGGGTTTAAAAAAATTTTTGGTTCCGATAACAGCCAAGATATCCTGATTAGTTTTCTGAATGCGATCGTCTATCAAGGTCAGCCTACAATTAAAAGTCTAGAAATTATCGACCCCTACGCTCCCGGTCGCATTTCCGCTTTAAAAACCACTTACTTTGATGTCAAAGCCAAACTGAATAACGGGCAAAATGTATTGATAGAAATGCAGGCTTTCAACGTGCCTGCTTTTACCAAACGAATTGTTTATAACGCCGCCAAAGCTTACGCCAATCAACTGAGAATAGGAGAAGAATATCCTGAAGTTAGACCCTTGATTTCAGTAGCCGTTATGGATTTTAACTTATTTGAACTTTCCCAAACAGTAATTTCCCAATTTATTTTCAAAGAAAAGCAGCAGCTATTCGATTATCCAGAGTATCCGTTTGAGTTAGTCTTTGTGGAGTTACCGAAATTCAATAAAACTCTAGAGGAGTTGGAAACTGTGGCGGATAAATGGCTGTACTTTTTGCGAAAAACACCGGATCTAGAAGTAGTTCCAGAAAAGATGGCAACAGTACCGGAAATTGATAAAGCGTTTGCGATCGCCAATCGCATCAATTTGAGCGTGGAAGAGTTAGAGGATTTGGAGAAGAGAGAACAGTTTGTGAGGGAACAGAAAGGTTCGATCGAATTTAGCCGCGCCGAAGGTCGCGCCGAAGGAATACAAACAGGTCAGCTAATATTGGTACAGCGACAATTAAGGCGACGATTTGGTGAAATTCCAGTCGAAACTCTCGATCGTTTGGAACAGCTATCATCGGATGACTTAATAGCTTTAGGTGATGTTATTTTCGACTTTTCAAGTTTAGCCGATTTAGTAGCTTGGTTGGAAACTAGGTAA
- a CDS encoding two-partner secretion domain-containing protein, whose amino-acid sequence MQMRSPYAQVSLPALFCPQVKLKLWLASGLALLYLGWGREVRSQIVPDATLSTNVTTLDNQKFTINDGNRAGNNLFHSFREFSIPTGGEAFFNNAVEIQNIFSRVTGNSISNIDGLIRANGTANLFLINPNGIIFGQNAKLNIGGSFLGSTASSIKFGDGIEFSATNPQAAPLLSINVPVGLQYGNNPGEIRVQGKGQEFGQEDLTESFHSELNPLEVTPGKNLILVGGNVIVDGGILQAPGGRVEIGGLAGEGTVELNADGSLSFPDGVTGETPVPQADVSIINKAGINVLAGGGGSIAITARNIDISGESLFSAGIASDLGSPESRAGDISLSATEGIAIDSSFIQNNVNPDAVGNSGNIRINAKSVSVTNGADIDTSTFGQGNAGSITIIASDTVSFDGGGKDGSPRGIGSTVQAGAVGNAGEISITAQSVSLTNGVDIDTSTFGQGNAGKVTIIASDTIFLDGESEDGTPSNLGSTVQPDAVGDAGGISITAKSLFVTNGAQLDTSTNGRGNAGIVNIIASDTVTFDGEGKDGLPSGAFSRVEPSAEGDAGGVSITAKSLFVTNGAELSSSTLGQGNAGSVTIMASDTVTFDGERQNGSNSGAFSQVNSNAVGDAGDVSITAKSVNVTNGAQLSSSTNGRGNAGIVNIIASDTVTFDGERKDGKSSSGAFSQVNSNGVGDGLGVSITAKSLLVTNGAQLSSSTFGQGNAGRVTIMASDTVTFDGERKDGLSSGAFSLVNSNGVGDAGDVSITAKSANVTNGAQLSSSTFGQGNAGSVRIIASDTVTFDGERKDGKFSSGAFSQVNSNAVGDAGDVSITAKSVNVTNGAQVSSSTLGQGKAGSVRIMASDTVTFDGERKDGSNSGAFSRVNLNGVGDAGDVSITAKSANVTNGAQLSSSTDGQGNAGSVTMMASDTVTFDGSRKDGLSSGAFSQVNSNGVGDAGGVSITAKSVNLTNGTRLSSASRGQGAAGNILVEADAINLNNKALISTETIQGFNSTREDQASIRLGASSLILHQNSRITTNAQGENIIGGNITINADVIAALDNSDISANSLNARGGNIIINAQAIFGAQSRTREELQSLLNTDDPTLLDPRNLLSSDITATGADSSLSGTVAVNTPDVDPSSGLLVLPDNLVDATSLVASSCRSTGTEQNQFVVTGKGGLPPSPLEALDSSATWVDLRLTDSSQTGIVGKLPNFHSPSPMSNTQIVEAQGWVVNSKGEVELVAQAPTARPHNSGLAQQQCYAR is encoded by the coding sequence ATGCAAATGCGATCGCCTTACGCACAGGTATCTCTGCCAGCACTGTTTTGTCCTCAAGTCAAGTTAAAGTTGTGGTTGGCGAGTGGTTTGGCGCTGCTTTATTTGGGATGGGGTAGAGAAGTGCGATCGCAAATCGTTCCAGATGCCACTTTATCCACCAACGTCACAACTCTAGATAATCAGAAATTTACAATAAATGACGGCAACCGAGCGGGAAACAATCTTTTCCATAGCTTTCGGGAGTTCTCTATCCCAACTGGCGGTGAGGCATTTTTCAATAACGCAGTCGAGATCCAGAATATTTTCAGCCGGGTAACCGGTAATTCGATATCGAATATAGATGGATTGATTCGCGCTAATGGCACAGCTAACTTATTTTTGATTAATCCAAATGGGATTATTTTTGGGCAGAATGCCAAATTAAATATAGGCGGCTCATTTTTGGGGAGTACAGCCAGTAGTATCAAATTTGGTGATGGCATAGAGTTTAGCGCTACTAATCCGCAAGCTGCACCATTGCTGAGTATTAATGTACCAGTAGGATTGCAATATGGAAACAATCCAGGCGAGATTCGCGTACAGGGGAAAGGTCAAGAATTTGGTCAGGAAGACCTAACGGAAAGTTTCCACAGCGAGTTAAATCCCTTAGAAGTTACCCCTGGCAAAAATTTGATCCTAGTTGGTGGCAATGTCATTGTTGATGGCGGTATTTTACAGGCTCCCGGCGGTCGTGTGGAGATAGGGGGACTAGCAGGAGAGGGAACAGTAGAACTGAATGCGGATGGTAGTTTGAGCTTCCCCGATGGAGTGACAGGCGAGACGCCCGTCCCACAAGCAGATGTGTCAATTATTAATAAAGCAGGAATTAACGTACTTGCTGGTGGTGGCGGTAGTATTGCCATTACCGCCAGAAATATCGATATTTCGGGAGAGAGTCTTTTCAGTGCTGGGATAGCAAGTGATTTGGGGTCACCTGAAAGTAGAGCGGGGGATATCTCTCTAAGTGCTACTGAAGGTATCGCAATTGATTCGAGCTTCATTCAAAACAACGTCAATCCTGATGCAGTCGGAAATAGCGGCAATATCAGGATTAACGCTAAATCAGTGAGTGTTACCAATGGTGCAGATATCGATACGAGTACCTTTGGGCAAGGGAATGCCGGTAGCATCACGATTATTGCTAGTGATACTGTCTCCTTTGACGGTGGGGGGAAGGATGGAAGCCCTCGTGGAATCGGAAGCACGGTGCAAGCAGGTGCCGTGGGCAATGCAGGGGAAATCAGCATCACCGCCCAATCTGTGAGCCTTACCAATGGTGTCGATATCGATACCAGCACTTTTGGACAAGGGAATGCGGGTAAGGTGACGATTATCGCTAGCGATACCATCTTCTTGGATGGTGAGAGTGAGGATGGAACTCCCAGTAACCTGGGAAGCACGGTGCAACCAGATGCTGTGGGCGATGCAGGGGGAATCAGCATTACCGCCAAATCCCTGTTCGTTACTAATGGCGCTCAACTGGATACCAGCACGAATGGGCGAGGCAATGCGGGTATCGTCAACATTATCGCCAGCGATACGGTCACCTTTGATGGTGAGGGGAAGGATGGACTCCCCAGTGGAGCCTTCAGCCGTGTGGAACCTAGTGCAGAGGGGGATGCGGGGGGGGTCAGTATTACCGCCAAGTCCCTTTTCGTTACTAATGGCGCTGAACTAAGTTCCAGCACTCTTGGGCAAGGGAATGCCGGTAGCGTCACGATTATGGCCAGCGATACGGTTACCTTTGATGGTGAGCGCCAGAATGGAAGCAACAGTGGAGCTTTCAGCCAGGTGAACTCGAATGCAGTCGGGGATGCGGGAGACGTCAGCATTACTGCTAAATCGGTGAACGTTACTAATGGTGCTCAATTGAGTTCCAGCACGAATGGGCGAGGCAATGCGGGTATCGTCAACATTATCGCCAGCGATACAGTTACCTTTGATGGTGAGCGCAAGGATGGAAAATCCAGTAGTGGAGCTTTCAGCCAGGTGAACTCGAATGGTGTCGGAGATGGCCTCGGCGTCAGCATTACTGCCAAGTCACTTTTGGTCACTAATGGCGCTCAACTGAGTTCCAGCACCTTTGGGCAAGGGAATGCGGGTAGGGTCACGATTATGGCCAGCGATACGGTTACATTTGATGGTGAGCGCAAGGATGGTCTTTCCAGTGGAGCTTTCAGCCTGGTGAACTCGAATGGTGTCGGAGATGCGGGAGACGTCAGCATTACGGCCAAATCTGCGAACGTTACTAATGGCGCTCAACTGAGTTCCAGCACCTTTGGGCAAGGGAATGCGGGTAGCGTCAGGATTATCGCCAGCGATACGGTTACCTTTGATGGTGAGCGCAAGGATGGAAAATTTAGTAGTGGAGCTTTCAGTCAGGTAAACTCGAATGCAGTCGGGGATGCGGGAGATGTCAGCATTACGGCCAAATCGGTGAACGTTACCAATGGCGCTCAAGTGAGTTCCAGCACCCTTGGGCAAGGGAAAGCGGGTAGCGTCAGGATTATGGCCAGCGATACAGTTACCTTTGATGGTGAGCGCAAGGATGGAAGCAACAGTGGAGCTTTCAGCAGAGTGAACCTGAATGGTGTCGGGGACGCGGGAGACGTCAGCATTACGGCCAAATCTGCGAACGTTACCAATGGCGCTCAACTGAGTTCCAGCACCGATGGGCAAGGGAATGCGGGTAGCGTTACGATGATGGCGAGCGATACGGTTACCTTTGATGGTAGCCGGAAGGATGGACTCTCCAGTGGAGCTTTCAGCCAGGTGAACTCGAATGGTGTCGGAGATGCGGGAGGCGTCAGCATTACTGCCAAGTCGGTGAACCTTACCAATGGCACGCGATTGAGTAGCGCCAGTAGAGGTCAAGGTGCAGCAGGCAATATACTGGTTGAGGCTGATGCCATCAATCTGAACAACAAGGCACTAATCAGCACAGAAACCATCCAAGGTTTTAACTCCACACGAGAAGACCAAGCAAGTATTAGGCTGGGTGCATCCTCTCTCATCTTGCATCAAAACAGCAGAATTACCACCAACGCACAGGGCGAAAATATTATTGGTGGCAACATTACGATTAATGCTGATGTAATTGCCGCTTTAGATAATAGCGATATCAGCGCCAATTCCCTCAATGCCAGAGGCGGTAATATCATCATCAACGCACAAGCTATCTTTGGCGCACAGTCGCGCACCAGAGAAGAACTACAAAGCCTACTCAATACCGACGATCCTACCCTTTTAGATCCCAGAAACTTGCTCAGTAGCGACATCACCGCTACAGGCGCAGATTCTTCTTTAAGTGGCACTGTCGCAGTCAACACTCCCGATGTCGATCCTAGTTCCGGGTTACTCGTTTTGCCAGATAATTTGGTTGATGCGACTAGCTTAGTTGCTTCCAGCTGTCGCTCTACAGGAACAGAGCAAAACCAATTTGTCGTTACTGGCAAAGGTGGTTTACCCCCCAGTCCTCTGGAAGCGCTTGATAGTAGTGCTACTTGGGTGGATTTAAGATTGACCGATTCTTCCCAAACTGGCATAGTGGGAAAATTACCAAATTTCCATTCCCCATCACCTATGAGCAATACTCAAATTGTGGAAGCGCAAGGATGGGTTGTTAATTCTAAAGGAGAAGTGGAATTGGTAGCGCAAGCGCCGACAGCAAGACCTCACAATTCTGGACTTGCACAACAACAATGTTATGCGCGTTGA
- the larB gene encoding nickel pincer cofactor biosynthesis protein LarB, with the protein MTQPEILRHLLQAVAAGEVTPDVALDKLKHFDFEPVGDFARIDHHRRLRTGFPEVIWGPGKTPEQIAQIIAVMRDRNPVVMATRIESAVYAQLQEKIPDLQYFAMARICAIAPPTIEPQYAGAIGIISAGTADLPVAEEAAITAELSGFRVQRLWDVGVSGIHRLLSNRQVIAQSDVLIVVAGMEGALPSVVAGLADSPTIAVPTSVGYGASFGGLAPLLTMLNSCAAGVAVVNIDNGFGAAVLAGQILRTAHKLNVGNQ; encoded by the coding sequence GTGACTCAACCTGAAATTTTACGCCATCTCCTACAAGCGGTCGCTGCTGGTGAAGTGACGCCAGATGTAGCGCTCGACAAACTAAAGCATTTTGATTTTGAGCCTGTTGGAGATTTTGCCCGCATCGACCATCACCGTCGTCTGCGAACAGGTTTCCCGGAGGTGATTTGGGGGCCTGGTAAAACGCCGGAGCAGATTGCTCAGATTATAGCGGTGATGCGCGATCGCAATCCAGTTGTGATGGCAACGCGCATCGAATCGGCTGTTTATGCCCAATTGCAAGAAAAGATTCCCGATTTACAATATTTTGCAATGGCGCGGATTTGTGCGATCGCTCCTCCTACTATAGAACCTCAGTACGCTGGTGCGATCGGCATTATCTCTGCGGGAACAGCCGATTTACCCGTCGCCGAAGAAGCCGCCATCACCGCAGAATTATCCGGCTTCCGGGTGCAACGCCTTTGGGATGTCGGCGTTTCCGGTATCCACCGCTTGCTGAGTAATCGCCAAGTTATTGCACAATCCGATGTGCTGATTGTCGTTGCGGGGATGGAGGGTGCTTTACCCAGTGTAGTCGCTGGTTTGGCAGATTCTCCGACGATCGCAGTTCCTACCAGTGTAGGCTACGGTGCGAGTTTTGGTGGCCTCGCTCCGCTGTTGACAATGCTCAATTCTTGTGCTGCGGGAGTAGCTGTTGTTAATATTGACAATGGTTTTGGTGCGGCGGTTTTAGCTGGGCAAATTCTTCGCACTGCACATAAGCTGAATGTTGGCAACCAATAA